In Haematobia irritans isolate KBUSLIRL chromosome 1, ASM5000362v1, whole genome shotgun sequence, a genomic segment contains:
- the LOC142221526 gene encoding 2-(R)-hydroxypropyl-CoM dehydrogenase-like: MYLSFKFRIEQSVRHKSPTKKYINTKEEGIEIGKVVLITGASSGIGAAAAVETGTIENTSLEQYDRVMNTNLRSIYHLTMLAVPELIKTKGNIVNVSSVNGIRSFPGVLAYNISKMGVDQFNRCVALELALSGVRCNSVM; this comes from the exons ATGTACTTATCCTTTAAATTTAGAATCGAACAATCCGTTCGCCATAAAAGTCCTACCAAAAA ATATATAAACACGAAAGAAGAAGGCATCGAAATAG GCAAAGTGGTTCTCATTACAGGTGCTTCGTCTGGTATTGGAGCGGCTGCCGCGGTAGAGACTGGAACTATTGAAAATACCAGTCTTGAGCAATATGATCGTGTAATGAATACAAATCTCAGATCCATTTATCATTTGACCATGTTGGCTGTTCCGGAACTGATTAAGACAAAAGGTAACATTGTTAATGTCTCCAGTGTAAATGGCATACGTTCTTTTCCCGGtgttttggcctataatatatccaaaatgGGTGTGGACCAGTTTAATCGTTGCGTTGCCttggaattagcattgtcggGTGTACGCTGTAATTCCGTAATGTAG